A single window of Pungitius pungitius chromosome 20, fPunPun2.1, whole genome shotgun sequence DNA harbors:
- the sox11b gene encoding transcription factor SOX-11b: MVLQNQHGGTGEPPLTVSARRPEPQKPDGCKTASGHIKRPMNAFMVWSKGERRKIMEQAPDMHNAEISKRLGKRWKTLKDTEKIPFVREAERLRLQHMADYPDYKYRPKKKPKADGCAAPPPGKPCVRSPEKTVGRKRVSKMKGAAVRASGTVPDPRYRYLLTSKLVKREFTDEEDDDDDEDDSEEEDQQGAAGPERTEPTGRLFYSFKDITRRSAGTPASLSPASSSRSSSSICGGDDEEERDGTDFTLSLLAGLHASSSEPWSSAACSPPPPGAVGLSLVDTDLDSSSSSGSRGSHFDFPDYCTQELSEMIAGSWLEASFSDLVFTF, from the coding sequence ATGGTTCTGCAGAACCAGCATGGCGGGACCGGCGAGCCGCCGCTCACGGTCTCAGCCCGCCGCCCGGAGCCGCAGAAACCGGACGGGTGCAAGACGGCGTCCGGTCACATCAAGCGGCCCATGAACGCCTTCATGGTTTGGTCCAAGGGGGAGCGCCGGAAGATCATGGAGCAGGCGCCGGACATGCACAACGCCGAGATCTCCAAGCGGCTCGGGAAGCGCTGGAAGACGCTGAAGGACACCGAGAAGATCCCGTTCGTGCGGGAGGCGGAGCGGCTCCGGCTGCAGCACATGGCGGACTACCCGGACTACAAGTACCGGCCCAAGAAGAAGCCCAAGGCGGACGGCTGCGCGGCGCCTCCTCCCGGGAAGCCGTGCGTTCGCTCCCCGGAGAAGACGGTGGGCCGGAAGAGGGTCTCCAAGATGAAGGGGGCGGCGGTCCGAGCGAGCGGCACCGTCCCGGACCCCCGGTACCGGTACCTGTTGACCAGCAAGCTCGTCAAACGGGAGTTTACCgacgaggaggatgacgacgatgatgaagacgactccgaggaggaggaccagcagGGCGCAGCGGGACCGGAGAGAACCGAGCCCACCGGGCGGCTCTTCTACAGCTTCAAGGACATCACGCGGAGGAGCGCCGGGACACCGGCGTCCCTCTCGCCCGCGTCCTCGTCCCGCTCCTCCTCTTCGATCTGCGGAggagacgacgaggaggagcggGACGGGACCGACTTCACGCTGAGCCTGCTGGCCGGCCTGCACGCGTCCTCCTCGGAGCCGTGGAGCTCCGCCGCGTgcagcccgccccccccgggggccgtgGGCCTGTCGCTGGTGGACACGGACCTGGACTCGAGCAGCAGCTCCGGGAGCCGCGGGTCGCACTTCGACTTCCCGGACTACTGCACGCAGGAGCTCAGCGAGATGATCGCGGGCAGCTGGCTGGAGGCGAGCTTCTCGGACCTGGTCTTCACCTTCTGA